From Candidatus Rubrimentiphilum sp., one genomic window encodes:
- the upp gene encoding uracil phosphoribosyltransferase, translating into MANSQLLVVDHPAVADRLARLRDRETPTPVFRKLMEELGAFLAYEATRDLPLRDEKVTTPLTTMTAKRIATRPVVAPILRAGLGLLPGFLDVIDDAVVAHLGFYRDPASLQPVAYYANVPDDLAERRVFLLDPMLATGNSGAAGLDALATRGAKNMTFISLIAAPEGVKTISAAHPDVRIVTAALDERLNDHAYIVPGLGDAGDRMFGSTSSVPVSVRPRE; encoded by the coding sequence ATGGCTAACTCGCAGTTGCTCGTGGTCGATCACCCCGCGGTGGCGGATCGCTTGGCGCGTTTGCGCGATCGCGAGACGCCGACGCCGGTCTTTCGCAAGCTCATGGAAGAGCTGGGAGCCTTTCTGGCTTATGAAGCAACGCGCGACTTGCCGTTGCGCGATGAAAAGGTGACGACTCCGTTGACTACCATGACGGCCAAGCGCATCGCGACGCGTCCGGTCGTCGCGCCGATCTTACGCGCGGGACTTGGCCTCTTGCCCGGATTTCTCGACGTGATCGACGACGCCGTCGTCGCGCATCTCGGATTCTATCGGGATCCGGCTTCGCTCCAGCCCGTGGCGTATTACGCAAACGTGCCGGACGATCTAGCCGAACGCAGGGTGTTCTTGCTGGATCCGATGCTGGCGACCGGAAACTCCGGCGCCGCCGGACTCGATGCGCTCGCGACGCGCGGCGCAAAGAACATGACGTTCATCAGCTTAATTGCGGCGCCCGAAGGCGTGAAGACGATTTCGGCCGCGCATCCGGACGTCCGCATTGTCACCGCCGCGCTCGACGAGCGTTTGAACGATCATGCGTACATCGTGCCGGGTCTCGGCGACGCCGGCGATCGCATGTTCGGCAGCACCAGCTCGGTCCCGGTCTCGGTAAGGCCAAGGGAATAG
- the atpA gene encoding F0F1 ATP synthase subunit alpha, protein MINADEIAGILKQQIASFTAGVQEDEIGTVIEVGANLARVYGLRSVRASELVEFANGVQGVALNLEEDNVGVVIMGSDEGIKEGDKVRRTGRIASVPVGEALLGRVVDPLGKPVDGKGPIETQKFRTIENVAPSVVQRQPVKQPMQTGVRAIDALIPIGRGQRELIIGDRSTGKTALVVDTIINQKGKGVFCIYVAIGQKNSTVAALAQLLEQKGAMEYTTIVTVGPSEAAALRWIAPFAGCAMGEELMYQHKDVLIVYDDLTKHAQSYREMSLLLRRPPGREAYPGDVFFLHSRLLERAAKLSDAMGGGSLTALPIIETQAGDFSAYIPTNVISITDGQIYLTPQLFFQGIRPAVDIGLSVSRVGGSAQIKAMKSVAGQLKLELAQYRDLAAFAKLSSDLDKATQMQLLRGEKLTELLKQPQYQPMAVEDQVAILYGATKGFVNDIPTPRLQDWLRGFVAFLHDKHPDIPQAIAQSGQLADEVKQKLDAALTEFNKSF, encoded by the coding sequence ATGATTAACGCAGACGAAATCGCAGGTATTTTAAAACAGCAGATCGCGAGCTTCACGGCCGGCGTCCAAGAGGACGAAATCGGCACCGTGATCGAGGTCGGCGCGAACTTGGCGCGAGTCTACGGACTGCGCAGCGTGCGTGCTTCGGAACTCGTCGAATTCGCCAACGGCGTGCAAGGCGTTGCGTTGAATCTCGAAGAGGACAACGTCGGCGTCGTAATCATGGGCTCCGACGAAGGGATCAAAGAGGGCGACAAGGTCCGCCGCACGGGCCGCATCGCGTCGGTTCCCGTGGGCGAGGCGTTGCTCGGACGCGTCGTCGATCCGCTCGGGAAGCCGGTTGACGGAAAAGGCCCGATCGAAACGCAGAAATTCCGCACGATTGAAAACGTCGCGCCCAGCGTCGTTCAGCGCCAGCCGGTCAAGCAGCCGATGCAGACGGGCGTGCGCGCGATCGACGCGTTGATTCCGATCGGCCGCGGCCAGCGCGAGCTGATCATCGGCGACCGCAGCACGGGCAAGACCGCGCTCGTCGTCGACACGATCATCAATCAAAAGGGCAAGGGTGTCTTCTGCATCTATGTGGCGATCGGCCAAAAGAATTCGACGGTCGCGGCGCTGGCGCAGCTGCTCGAGCAAAAAGGCGCGATGGAGTACACGACCATCGTAACAGTCGGACCTTCGGAGGCTGCGGCGCTGCGCTGGATCGCGCCGTTTGCCGGCTGCGCGATGGGCGAAGAACTGATGTACCAGCACAAAGACGTGCTCATCGTGTACGACGATTTGACCAAGCACGCGCAGTCGTACCGCGAAATGTCGCTGCTGCTGCGCCGTCCGCCGGGGCGCGAAGCCTATCCGGGCGACGTCTTCTTCCTGCACTCACGTCTGCTCGAGCGCGCTGCAAAACTGAGCGACGCGATGGGCGGCGGATCGCTGACGGCGCTGCCGATCATCGAGACGCAGGCCGGCGACTTCTCCGCGTACATTCCGACCAACGTCATCTCGATTACGGACGGACAGATCTACCTTACGCCGCAGCTCTTCTTCCAAGGCATCCGGCCCGCGGTGGACATCGGTCTCTCCGTTTCGCGCGTCGGCGGCTCGGCCCAGATCAAGGCGATGAAAAGCGTGGCCGGCCAATTGAAACTCGAGCTCGCGCAGTATCGCGACCTCGCGGCGTTCGCAAAACTCTCGAGCGACCTCGACAAGGCGACGCAGATGCAGCTGCTCCGCGGCGAAAAGCTCACGGAGTTGCTCAAGCAGCCGCAGTATCAGCCGATGGCGGTTGAGGATCAAGTCGCCATTCTATACGGGGCGACCAAAGGGTTCGTCAACGATATTCCCACGCCGCGTCTGCAGGATTGGCTGCGCGGATTCGTCGCGTTCCTACACGACAAGCATCCGGACATTCCGCAAGCGATCGCGCAGAGCGGTCAGCTTGCCGACGAGGTGAAACAGAAGCTCGACGCGGCGCTTACGGAGTTCAACAAAAGCTTCTAA
- a CDS encoding ATP synthase F0 subunit B: MFLSLDGTFFIQLLNFAIFFAILNLVFMRPVARAITKRREYINSVTSDYDRYQAEGNALRAQAESIRAAARREAEQLAAKVRAETSNESADVSAKFAQQASEAIQHAERTVEAELAAARSHDKRTIDELADEIFARAVPEIAR, encoded by the coding sequence ATGTTTCTCAGCCTCGACGGTACGTTTTTCATCCAACTGCTCAACTTCGCGATCTTTTTCGCGATCTTGAACCTGGTGTTCATGCGCCCCGTCGCGCGCGCGATTACCAAGCGTCGCGAGTACATCAACAGCGTTACGAGCGACTACGATCGCTACCAGGCGGAAGGCAACGCGTTGCGGGCTCAGGCTGAATCCATTCGAGCGGCAGCGCGGCGCGAGGCCGAGCAGCTGGCGGCCAAAGTGCGCGCCGAGACTTCGAACGAAAGCGCAGACGTCTCGGCCAAATTCGCACAGCAGGCCTCGGAAGCCATACAGCATGCCGAACGCACGGTCGAAGCGGAGCTGGCGGCCGCGCGTTCGCACGACAAACGCACCATCGACGAGCTGGCGGACGAGATCTTCGCGCGCGCCGTGCCCGAGATCGCGCGATGA
- a CDS encoding MraY family glycosyltransferase has product MTAYYLYIAGFAIALAAALFATPLVMRLAHSTGMVDVVDERRMHDVPKPRIGGVAVFFGFAFALFVVLGFALSNARSFFPAHDQLAAAHNLIGLLFGSMLILCVGLWDDIMGLRPRYKLAAQIVVALISIGYGFHIDYIHRPFTHNPNDFIYFPWWISYPLTLVWYTGMINAINFIDGLDGLLAGFTAISSIFLFAIAFTKGDPIVALVVIALAGAALGFLPYNFSPARIILGDSGSHFIGYVFATVSIIGTSKTAIAVGLIAPLIILALPIVDTAAAIFRRARSGKRISEGDRSHFHHQLVFRFGLNTRQAVLLIYAICILLGAAALYFA; this is encoded by the coding sequence GTGACGGCTTACTACCTTTATATAGCGGGTTTTGCGATCGCGCTGGCTGCGGCGCTCTTTGCGACGCCGCTCGTCATGCGCCTGGCGCACAGCACCGGCATGGTGGACGTCGTCGACGAACGGCGCATGCACGACGTCCCAAAGCCGCGGATCGGCGGCGTGGCCGTCTTCTTCGGCTTTGCCTTTGCGCTCTTCGTCGTGCTCGGATTTGCGCTCTCGAACGCGCGCAGTTTTTTCCCGGCCCACGACCAGCTGGCGGCAGCTCATAATCTCATCGGTCTGCTCTTCGGCAGCATGCTGATTCTCTGCGTCGGATTATGGGACGACATCATGGGGTTGCGGCCGCGCTACAAACTCGCCGCACAGATCGTGGTCGCGCTCATCTCGATCGGCTACGGCTTTCACATTGACTACATCCACCGGCCGTTCACGCACAACCCCAACGACTTCATCTACTTTCCGTGGTGGATCAGTTATCCGCTGACGCTCGTCTGGTACACCGGCATGATCAACGCGATCAACTTCATCGACGGATTGGACGGGCTGCTGGCGGGCTTCACAGCTATCTCCTCGATCTTCTTGTTTGCGATCGCCTTCACCAAGGGCGACCCGATCGTGGCGCTGGTGGTTATCGCGCTGGCGGGCGCGGCGCTCGGATTTCTGCCGTACAATTTCTCGCCGGCGCGCATCATCTTGGGTGACAGCGGCTCGCACTTCATCGGCTACGTCTTCGCGACGGTGTCGATCATCGGCACGAGCAAGACGGCGATCGCCGTCGGCCTGATCGCGCCCCTAATCATCCTGGCGCTGCCGATCGTCGACACCGCGGCGGCGATCTTCCGGCGCGCGCGTTCGGGCAAGCGCATCTCGGAAGGCGACCGTTCGCACTTTCACCATCAATTGGTCTTCCGGTTCGGCTTGAACACGCGGCAGGCAGTCTTGCTCATCTATGCGATCTGCATTCTGCTGGGCGCCGCCGCCCTCTACTTCGCATGA
- the atpE gene encoding ATP synthase F0 subunit C, with translation MTSQALIIASTLIAFGIIISGVAFGSAVGDGIVASKAVESISRQPEARPNIFLFMFLGVGVLEAFPIIALGLAFYILLVVVNVPGLLKAIH, from the coding sequence GTGACTTCTCAAGCACTGATTATCGCGTCCACCCTGATTGCGTTCGGCATCATCATTTCAGGCGTGGCGTTCGGCTCGGCCGTCGGTGACGGCATCGTGGCCAGCAAGGCCGTCGAGTCGATCTCGCGGCAACCCGAAGCGCGGCCGAACATTTTTCTGTTCATGTTCTTGGGCGTCGGAGTCTTGGAAGCGTTTCCGATTATCGCGCTCGGATTGGCGTTCTACATCCTGCTGGTCGTCGTCAACGTCCCCGGCCTTCTGAAGGCAATCCACTAG
- a CDS encoding cytidine/deoxycytidylate deaminase family protein → MRPGWDEYFMQIAQTVATRATCPRASVGCVLVRDHRILTTGYNGSPRGVAHCTDAGCIVVDGHCQRATHAEANAIVQGALHGVNLSGSSAYCTHQPCVNCTKLFISAGVRRLVYQTEYADPVAQALLKEAGVELVRLEALAGARP, encoded by the coding sequence ATGCGTCCCGGCTGGGATGAGTACTTCATGCAGATCGCACAGACCGTCGCCACGCGCGCCACATGTCCGCGCGCCTCGGTGGGGTGCGTACTGGTCCGCGACCACCGCATATTGACGACCGGCTACAACGGCTCGCCGCGCGGCGTGGCTCACTGCACCGACGCAGGCTGCATCGTCGTCGACGGGCACTGCCAGCGCGCGACGCACGCGGAAGCGAACGCAATCGTGCAGGGCGCGCTGCACGGCGTCAATCTGTCGGGCTCGTCCGCGTACTGCACGCACCAGCCGTGCGTCAACTGCACCAAGCTCTTTATCAGCGCGGGCGTGCGCCGCTTGGTCTATCAAACGGAGTATGCGGATCCGGTCGCGCAGGCGCTCTTGAAAGAAGCCGGCGTCGAACTCGTTCGCCTCGAGGCGCTCGCCGGAGCGCGGCCGTGA
- a CDS encoding AtpZ/AtpI family protein, with protein MKGAAAIIAAGSAFAGAGVGGLLIGIWLDHAQRTEYYAVIGLFAGIIAGGYAAFRLLFRAAAS; from the coding sequence GTGAAAGGCGCGGCCGCGATCATCGCGGCCGGCTCGGCCTTCGCGGGGGCTGGGGTCGGCGGCTTGTTGATCGGCATATGGCTCGACCACGCGCAGCGGACTGAATACTACGCAGTCATCGGGCTCTTCGCGGGTATTATCGCCGGAGGTTACGCCGCATTTCGGCTGCTGTTCCGGGCGGCGGCATCGTGA
- the wecB gene encoding UDP-N-acetylglucosamine 2-epimerase (non-hydrolyzing), translating into MAIFGTRPDTIKMAPVVHDLQRHPHVECIVCVSAQHREMLDDLLALFSILPNHDLDIMTDDQSLTEITTRVLIGMEKVFQEVRPDVALVHGDTTTSTAAALAAFYQQIPTGHVEAGLRTSNPSLPFPEEMNRRITGTIASYHFAPTALSQEHLLGENVPKENIIITGNTVIDAFLQTAEREDLPRPPRWEELDPKRPVIVVTAHRRENHAHMREMSEAMLEIARMPQRPQIFWPVHPSPRVRPIAHEVLGKEPGVILIEPIDYAHMVAAVRDCTFVLTDSGGLQEEAPCLGKPVLVMREETERPEGVLAGTLELVGHDKKKIVAAAARLLSDPEAYKQMSGAHNPYGDGHASERISAWLLARLRGAPYPKPFEVDLSE; encoded by the coding sequence ATGGCGATCTTCGGGACGCGCCCCGATACGATTAAAATGGCGCCCGTCGTGCACGACCTGCAGCGGCACCCGCACGTTGAGTGCATCGTCTGCGTGAGCGCGCAGCATCGCGAGATGCTCGACGATCTGCTTGCGCTCTTTTCCATCCTGCCCAATCACGACCTCGACATCATGACGGACGATCAAAGTTTGACCGAGATCACCACTCGCGTGTTGATCGGGATGGAAAAAGTCTTTCAGGAAGTGCGCCCCGACGTCGCGCTCGTGCACGGCGACACCACGACGAGCACGGCGGCTGCGCTGGCTGCATTCTATCAGCAGATTCCGACCGGCCACGTGGAGGCTGGACTTCGCACCAGCAACCCGTCGCTCCCATTCCCTGAAGAGATGAACCGGCGGATCACCGGAACCATCGCGTCGTATCATTTTGCGCCGACGGCGCTGTCGCAGGAGCACTTGCTCGGCGAAAACGTTCCCAAAGAAAACATCATCATCACCGGCAACACGGTCATCGATGCGTTCTTGCAGACGGCCGAGCGCGAGGATTTGCCGCGGCCGCCACGCTGGGAGGAGTTGGATCCAAAACGTCCGGTCATCGTCGTGACGGCGCACCGGCGCGAAAACCACGCGCACATGCGCGAGATGAGCGAAGCGATGCTCGAAATCGCGCGCATGCCGCAGCGCCCGCAAATCTTTTGGCCGGTCCATCCGTCGCCGCGCGTGCGTCCGATCGCGCACGAGGTGCTCGGCAAGGAGCCGGGCGTGATCTTGATCGAGCCGATCGATTATGCGCACATGGTGGCGGCGGTGCGCGATTGCACATTCGTGCTGACCGACAGCGGCGGCTTACAAGAGGAAGCGCCATGTTTGGGCAAGCCGGTCCTGGTGATGCGCGAAGAAACCGAACGTCCCGAAGGCGTGTTGGCGGGCACTTTGGAGTTGGTCGGCCACGATAAGAAGAAAATCGTGGCGGCAGCTGCACGGCTGCTTTCGGATCCGGAAGCCTACAAGCAAATGTCGGGCGCGCACAATCCGTACGGCGACGGACATGCCTCCGAACGAATCTCCGCCTGGCTGCTGGCGCGCCTGCGGGGAGCGCCATATCCCAAACCCTTCGAGGTTGACCTCTCCGAGTGA
- the atpD gene encoding F0F1 ATP synthase subunit beta, translating to MPATGKVAQVLGNVVDVEFSAETLPNINDALTVRVNEDHAKANGKKQAGGSELGGTAMQMRDIVLEVQDELGNDQVRCLALGSTDGLMRGAPVTSTGGPIKVPVGEGTLGRIFNVLGQPIDSNDPVKAAAEWPIHRAPPDFKAQDPTPKIFETGIKVIDLMAPYTRGGKVGLFGGAGVGKTVLIQELIRNIAAVHKGFSVFTGVGERTREGNDLWLEMKESGVLKQTTLVFGQMDEPPGVRFRVAQTGVTMAEYFRDEMGADVLLFMDNIFRYLQAGSEVSALMGRMPSAVGYQPTLSTDMGSLEERITSTHRGSITSVQAVYVPADDYTDPAVAVTFAHLDATTALSRPISELGIYPAVDPLASSSRILDPQIVGEEHYRVARGVQETLQRYRDLQDIIAILGVEELSEDDKIAVARARRIQRMFSQPFFVAEQFTNTPGKYVKLQDTIAAFKEILDGKVDDLPEQAFFYAGGIDDVRAAAEKLGAAV from the coding sequence ATGCCAGCCACCGGAAAAGTCGCCCAAGTCTTAGGAAACGTCGTCGATGTCGAGTTCAGCGCGGAGACGCTACCGAACATCAACGACGCGCTGACGGTTCGCGTCAACGAAGATCACGCCAAAGCCAATGGAAAAAAACAGGCGGGCGGTTCGGAGTTGGGCGGAACGGCGATGCAGATGCGTGACATCGTGCTCGAAGTGCAGGACGAACTCGGCAACGATCAGGTTCGCTGTCTGGCGCTCGGATCGACGGACGGGTTGATGCGCGGCGCGCCGGTAACCTCGACGGGCGGTCCGATTAAAGTTCCGGTCGGTGAGGGCACGCTGGGACGCATCTTCAACGTCCTCGGCCAGCCGATCGACAGCAACGATCCGGTGAAAGCCGCGGCCGAATGGCCGATTCACCGCGCGCCGCCGGATTTTAAAGCGCAGGATCCGACGCCCAAAATTTTCGAGACCGGGATCAAAGTCATCGACTTAATGGCGCCGTATACGCGCGGCGGCAAAGTCGGATTGTTTGGCGGCGCCGGCGTCGGCAAGACGGTGCTCATTCAAGAGTTGATCCGCAACATCGCAGCCGTGCACAAAGGCTTCTCGGTCTTTACCGGCGTCGGCGAACGCACGCGTGAAGGCAACGATCTCTGGCTCGAAATGAAAGAGTCCGGCGTGCTCAAGCAGACGACGCTGGTCTTCGGTCAGATGGACGAGCCGCCGGGCGTACGTTTCCGGGTGGCGCAGACCGGCGTGACGATGGCGGAATACTTCCGCGACGAGATGGGTGCGGACGTGCTGCTGTTCATGGACAACATCTTCCGCTATCTGCAAGCCGGCTCCGAAGTCTCGGCATTGATGGGCCGCATGCCGTCGGCCGTCGGCTATCAGCCGACGCTTTCGACGGACATGGGCTCGCTCGAGGAGCGGATCACCTCAACGCATCGCGGATCGATCACGTCGGTGCAAGCGGTCTACGTGCCGGCCGACGACTACACGGATCCCGCAGTGGCGGTGACGTTCGCGCATTTGGATGCGACGACCGCGCTTTCGCGGCCGATCTCCGAACTCGGCATCTACCCGGCGGTCGATCCGCTGGCGTCGAGTTCGCGCATTCTCGATCCGCAGATCGTCGGCGAAGAGCATTACCGTGTCGCGCGCGGCGTGCAAGAAACGCTGCAGCGGTATCGCGACCTGCAAGACATCATCGCGATCTTGGGCGTGGAAGAGCTGTCGGAAGACGACAAGATCGCCGTCGCGCGCGCACGCCGCATTCAGCGCATGTTTTCGCAGCCGTTCTTCGTGGCGGAGCAATTTACGAACACGCCCGGCAAGTACGTCAAATTGCAAGACACGATCGCCGCGTTCAAAGAGATCCTCGACGGCAAAGTAGACGATCTGCCGGAGCAGGCATTCTTCTACGCCGGCGGGATCGATGACGTGCGCGCCGCTGCTGAGAAGCTCGGGGCAGCAGTCTGA
- the atpG gene encoding ATP synthase F1 subunit gamma: protein MATVKDLRERIRSLKNTQQITKAMKQVAAAKIRRAEAAQKQARPYADALGEMLQDLLTTASRIDHPFMNPGRAGAPSGILLMTADKGLAGAFNSNVIRAAELYRHDHADAVFYSVGIKARNAVRRWGLGDRPAWPLNAPSKLQTAREVSQRVTADFVSGAIGDVTLVSSKHISMMSQRPEVRRLVPIERETAQEQPKGPRGSVEIPPSPEFVLSKLLPKYLEFTIFSAMLETDAAFYAAQLLAMNNATENAGKLIDELTIAMNNARQEAITKELLEIVSGAEALTGT, encoded by the coding sequence ATGGCAACCGTAAAGGATCTTCGCGAGCGGATACGCTCGCTGAAGAACACGCAGCAGATCACCAAGGCGATGAAGCAAGTTGCGGCCGCCAAAATCCGGCGTGCCGAAGCGGCGCAAAAACAGGCGCGCCCGTACGCGGATGCGCTCGGCGAGATGCTGCAAGATCTTCTGACGACGGCGTCGCGGATCGATCACCCATTCATGAATCCGGGGCGCGCGGGCGCGCCCTCGGGCATTCTGCTGATGACCGCGGACAAAGGCTTGGCCGGAGCGTTCAATTCCAACGTGATCCGCGCCGCCGAACTCTACCGGCACGACCACGCGGACGCCGTGTTTTACAGCGTCGGCATCAAAGCGCGCAACGCCGTCCGCCGCTGGGGTCTAGGAGATCGTCCGGCGTGGCCGCTGAACGCGCCCTCGAAGTTGCAGACCGCGCGCGAAGTCTCGCAGCGCGTCACTGCGGACTTCGTTTCGGGCGCGATCGGCGACGTCACGCTGGTCTCTTCCAAACATATCTCGATGATGTCGCAGCGTCCCGAAGTGCGCCGCCTCGTTCCGATCGAGCGTGAAACGGCACAGGAGCAACCGAAGGGCCCGCGCGGTTCGGTTGAGATCCCGCCGTCGCCCGAATTCGTACTCTCGAAACTGCTCCCGAAGTATCTCGAGTTCACGATCTTTTCGGCAATGCTCGAGACGGACGCCGCATTTTACGCCGCGCAGTTGCTGGCGATGAACAACGCGACCGAAAACGCCGGCAAACTGATCGACGAACTCACGATCGCTATGAACAACGCCCGCCAAGAGGCGATCACCAAGGAACTCCTCGAGATCGTCTCGGGCGCCGAGGCTTTAACAGGAACATGA
- the atpH gene encoding ATP synthase F1 subunit delta, producing the protein MVNQTLARRYATAIFQLASEQKAVEQVGGELRILSDAIEDNESALNFFLSPVVERSEKEQTLTAAFEGKAHPIALHAMLLLVRKRREGLLRQIVREYGALELAARGLEPLTITTAKPLEAGELRQLVSQLEKTYDRKFEVTQRVQPDLIGGVRILMGDRRIDGSIEGRFAELARTLMARN; encoded by the coding sequence ATGGTGAATCAAACGCTGGCGCGCCGCTACGCCACGGCGATCTTCCAATTGGCTTCCGAACAGAAGGCCGTCGAGCAAGTCGGCGGCGAGCTGCGCATCTTGAGCGATGCGATCGAAGACAACGAGAGCGCCTTGAACTTTTTTCTCTCGCCGGTCGTGGAGCGCAGCGAGAAAGAGCAGACGCTGACCGCCGCGTTCGAAGGCAAGGCGCATCCGATCGCGCTGCACGCGATGCTGCTGCTCGTGCGCAAGCGGCGCGAGGGCCTGTTGCGCCAGATCGTGCGCGAGTACGGCGCATTGGAGCTGGCCGCGCGCGGGCTGGAGCCGCTGACGATTACAACCGCGAAACCGCTTGAAGCCGGCGAACTGCGGCAGCTCGTTTCGCAGTTGGAAAAAACGTACGACCGGAAATTCGAGGTAACCCAGCGCGTGCAGCCCGATCTGATCGGCGGCGTGCGCATTTTGATGGGGGACCGGCGGATAGACGGATCGATCGAAGGGCGCTTTGCCGAATTAGCACGCACACTCATGGCTAGGAATTAG
- the atpB gene encoding F0F1 ATP synthase subunit A has product MQETIGEHSTWTWPVFGSVHADTIMTTWLVMAIALLFFAWVGASYRSARVTRRQAVLEGVINYFADLTTSVLGQQGEPFVPFFIALFLFIFLLNQFGVFPFKVLGLPFGGSPTADLNTTAAYALMIFAIIQVVAVRKQGPGYFVHIFKPFWWLAPINLIEEVARPATLAARLFFNIFVGELLFIIIASIITAKVMIGPVNLSLAVTVLPFFIQFFNFFVGTIQAFLFTLLGIVYLSLAVGEQH; this is encoded by the coding sequence GTGCAAGAAACGATAGGCGAACACAGTACGTGGACGTGGCCGGTATTCGGCTCGGTTCACGCCGACACGATCATGACGACGTGGCTCGTCATGGCGATCGCTTTGCTGTTCTTCGCATGGGTGGGCGCCAGCTACCGTTCGGCTCGCGTTACGCGCCGTCAAGCGGTGCTCGAAGGCGTCATCAACTACTTCGCCGATCTCACGACGAGCGTTCTCGGCCAGCAGGGCGAGCCGTTTGTGCCGTTTTTCATCGCGCTGTTTCTGTTCATCTTTTTGCTGAATCAATTCGGCGTGTTTCCGTTCAAGGTGCTCGGTTTGCCGTTCGGCGGATCGCCGACGGCGGACCTGAACACCACCGCGGCCTACGCTCTGATGATCTTCGCAATCATTCAGGTCGTCGCGGTCCGCAAGCAAGGTCCGGGATATTTCGTGCACATCTTCAAGCCGTTCTGGTGGCTGGCTCCGATCAATTTGATCGAGGAAGTCGCGCGTCCCGCGACGTTGGCCGCGCGGCTGTTCTTCAATATCTTCGTCGGAGAGCTGCTCTTCATCATCATCGCGTCGATCATCACCGCCAAGGTGATGATCGGGCCGGTCAACCTCTCGCTCGCGGTGACCGTCCTGCCGTTTTTTATTCAGTTCTTTAATTTCTTCGTCGGCACCATCCAGGCGTTTCTCTTTACGCTGCTCGGCATCGTCTATCTGTCTCTCGCCGTTGGCGAACAACACTAA